The window GGCCGCTGGCACCGCACCGCGGCCCGGTCCAAGACCCTGCGGCGCACCCCGATGGACTGGGACGCCGAGCACGTGCTGCTGCGCACGGCGCGCTGCGAGCACGGTGAGGTCGACCTGAGCCTCGTCTGCGAGCCGAACTTCGACTACGGCCGCCAGCCCGAGTCCTGGGAGTACGAGGGCGAAGGCTACTCGTCCGGGGTCATCTCCAACGCCCGCACCGGCCTCACGCTGCGGCTGCGCACCGACCTGCGGCTCGGTTTCGACGGTCGCCGTGCCCTGGTGCGCACCACCCTCAAGGAGGGCGACGCGGCGTTCGTGGCGCTCACCTGGCGGGCGCACGAGCCGATGCTGCCCGCGACCTACGCGCAGGCCATGGCGGCTGTCGAGTCGACCACCGAGTTCTGGCGGCAGTGGCTCTCGCGCGGGATGTTCCCCGACCATCCCTGGCGGCGGCACCTGCAGCGCAGCGCGCTCGCCCTCAAGGGCCTGACCTACGCCCCGACCGGCGCGCTGCTCGCCGCCGCGACCACCTCGCTGCCGGAGACCCCCCAGGGCCAGCGCAACTGGGACTACCGGTACAGCTGGATCCGCGACTCGACGTTCGCGCTGTGGGGCCTGTACACGCTCGGGCTGGACTACGAGGCGAACGACTTCTTCTCCTTCATCGCCGACGTCTGCGAGGAGAACGGCGACATCCAGGTGATGTACCGGGTTGGCGGCGAGTCCGACCTGCAGGAACGGGTGCTCGGGCACCTGTCCGGCTATGACGGGGCCATCCCGGTGCGCGTCGGGAACGACGCCTACAAGCAGCGTCAGCACGACGTGTGGGGCACCGTGCTCGACTCGGTCTATTTGCACACCAAGTCGCGGGACTACCTCTCCGAGCGGCTGTGGCCGGTGCTCGTCCGGCTGGTCGAGTCCGCGGCCACCCACTGGCGGGAGCCGGACCGCGGCATCTGGGAGGTGCGCGGCGAACCCAGGCACTTCACCACGTCGAAGGTGATGTGCTGGGTCGCGCTCGACCGGGGCCGCCGGCTCGCGCAGATGCGCGGCGACCTGAAGTCCGCGGCCCGCTGGAAGACCATCGCCGAGGAGATCCACGCCGACGTCTGCGCGCACGGCGTCGACGAACGAGGCGTCTTCACCCAGTACTACGGGTCGAAGTCGCTC of the Pseudofrankia saprophytica genome contains:
- a CDS encoding glycoside hydrolase family 15 protein, with amino-acid sequence MAHSPTRRLGGSPFPPIAEYAFLSDCETSCLVAPSGNVEWMCAPRPDAPSVFGSILDRSAGGFRFGPERIMIPAGRRYLPGTNIVETTWQTPNGWLIVTDCLVVGRWHRTAARSKTLRRTPMDWDAEHVLLRTARCEHGEVDLSLVCEPNFDYGRQPESWEYEGEGYSSGVISNARTGLTLRLRTDLRLGFDGRRALVRTTLKEGDAAFVALTWRAHEPMLPATYAQAMAAVESTTEFWRQWLSRGMFPDHPWRRHLQRSALALKGLTYAPTGALLAAATTSLPETPQGQRNWDYRYSWIRDSTFALWGLYTLGLDYEANDFFSFIADVCEENGDIQVMYRVGGESDLQERVLGHLSGYDGAIPVRVGNDAYKQRQHDVWGTVLDSVYLHTKSRDYLSERLWPVLVRLVESAATHWREPDRGIWEVRGEPRHFTTSKVMCWVALDRGRRLAQMRGDLKSAARWKTIAEEIHADVCAHGVDERGVFTQYYGSKSLDASALLVPLLGFLPASDDRVKATVLAISDELTVDGLVLRYRTDETDDGVGGEEGAFMICSFWLVSALVEIGELHRGRQLCERLLSMASPLDLFAEEVDPATGRHLGNFPQAFTHLALITAVMYVIRAEDAEAYARPSPST